From the Cryptosporidium parvum Iowa II chromosome 2, whole genome shotgun sequence genome, one window contains:
- a CDS encoding C- terminal region conserved, zinc finger, myb DNA binding domain → DRYSFIEIIQGKMVDEDSNSSLSPSSNSEITKISNEYHDRGSGKKRRTFSRGRFRKPGAHGSHKPDMPGLSAPGVPGGGEPASVISEPGAENSKGSKSEPKNNRNLGGRKDFRKYRNKKVDPKKGISNAKEGVRSEFNKNGRGNFVMTKPKYSWGNEFSRLSKLYGANIIAEELVCDEDENNKPTEERKNDEVDDSFRKTSIKLSCKYQPSDPDFPFSKLSEYNMQDSKTEFSSPEKFSILIHITIPSGYPKENIDQVVFDTPEYQYVSSKFNEAFQECISKSSLTSNPIYEALKTFDRNFSELVLNGLPSIESINEFILLNWTPGEQKLLEEAICYYKYTKDVNKKWIEIANHVGNGKTVKQCIDRYKYCRSLVVNKESEKKTIMGEESDVQYATNESKVDDGLLYSEKDGLDKTPVEELSRLNLMNYENLLINGLEIFSIDLILIAILRLQIYCSRCNEVNDYKPISIPSNHDLTLNNQDETRELTFLDNLVLGNSQNCKKCGLKHSIHFSPLICHSNDIKIGKIEFSECSLRDILPSDILVSCSNCSNFLRIREFFVGKQYSVNCRNCFKELKIKADGLIVGNEIFNVDKSTDFLLAELNNMKKFKKKINKDTKLPTAVGTPLPSNGTCSHYKKSNRWNRFPCCNKAYPCHECHDKDNPDHKFEWAKQMICGFCSREQGFSENCKYCRANLTGKSGNASGRFWEGGKGCRNPLTLSNRDSRKRKLISRQLKKT, encoded by the coding sequence gaCCGGTATAGCTTTATCGAAATTATTCAAGGAAAAATGGTAGATGAAGACTCAAACTCTTCTTTATCTCCATCTTCTAATTCGGAAATTACCAAAATCTCCAATGAATACCATGACCGTGGCAGTGGTAAGAAGAGAAGAACATTTAGCAGGGGGAGATTCAGAAAGCCAGGAGCGCATGGAAGCCATAAACCAGATATGCCCGGGCTTTCAGCACCAGGAGTTCCGGGAGGAGGTGAACCAGCATCAGTAATTTCAGAACCAGGTGCAGAAAACTCCAAAGGAAGCAAGTCTGAACCAAAGAACAATCGAAATCTTGGGGGAAGAAAAGACTTCCGTAAATACAGGAACAAGAAGGTTGACCCAAAAAAAGGCATTTCCAATGCAAAAGAAGGGGTAAGATCtgaattcaataaaaatggCCGAGGTAATTTCGTAATGACGAAGCCAAAATACAGTTGGGGGAATGAGTTCTCCAGACTTAGTAAGCTTTATGGGgctaatattattgcagAGGAGTTGGTTTGcgatgaagatgaaaacAACAAGCCAACTGAAGAGAGAAAGAACGATGAAGTTGATGATTCTTTCAGAAAAACCTCAATAAAGTTGTCTTGCAAATATCAGCCAAGCGATCCAGATTTCCCTTTCTCAAAGCTGAGTGAATATAATATGCAAGATTCCAAGACAGAATTTTCTTCTCCtgaaaaattttcaattttaatacaTATAACCATTCCATCAGGATAtccaaaagaaaatatcGACCAAGTTGTTTTTGATACTCCAGAATACCAGTATGTGAGTTCCAAGTTTAACGAAGCTTTTCAAGAATgtatttcaaaatcttccTTGACTTCAAATCCAATTTATGAAGCTCTTAAGACATTTGATAGGAATTTTTCAGAATTAGTTTTAAATGGACTTCCTTCAATAGAAtctattaatgaatttattcttttgaaCTGGACTCCTGGGGAGCAAAAGCTTCTAGAAGAGGCAATTTGCTATTACAAGTATACAAAGGACGTGAACAAGAAATGGATTGAGATTGCCAATCATGTTGGTAATGGAAAGACTGTTAAACAGTGCATTGACAGGTATAAGTATTGTAGGTCTTTAGTGGTCAATAAAGAATCAGAGAAAAAAACCATAATGGGGGAGGAAAGTGATGTACAATACGCCACCAATGAATCAAAAGTTGATGATGGACTTTTGTATTCAGAAAAGGATGGTCTCGATAAAACACCAGTGGAAGAATTGAGCAGattaaatttgatgaattatGAGAATTTGCTCATTAATGGTTTGGaaattttttctattgatttaattttgattgCAATTCTGAGGCTTCAAATTTATTGCTCAAGATGTAATGAGGTGAATGATTATAAACCAATAAGTATTCCAAGTAACCATGATTTGACTTTAAATAACCAAGACGAAACAAGGGAATTGACTTTCTTGGATAATTTGGTGTTAGGTAACTCACAAAACTGTAAGAAATGTGGTTTAAAACATTCCATACACTTTTCACCACTAATATGCCATTCTAATGATATAAAAATTGGGAAGATCGAATTTTCTGAATGCTCATTGAGAGATATTTTACCTTCAGATATTCTTGTCTCATGCTCAAACTGCAGTAATTTTCTGAGGATTAGAGAGTTCTTTGTGGGGAAGCAGTATTCAGTGAACTGTAGAAATTGTTTTAAAGAACTGAAAATTAAGGCAGATGGTTTAATTGTTGggaatgaaatatttaatgttGACAAAAGCACAGATTTTTTGCTTGCtgaattgaataatatgaaaaagttcaaaaaaaagattaataagGATACAAAGCTTCCCACAGCTGTTGGTACCCCTCTTCCTTCAAATGGAACTTGCTCACATTATAAGAAATCCAATCGTTGGAACAGATTTCCTTGCTGTAATAAAGCCTATCCGTGCCATGAGTGTCATGATAAGGATAATCCTGATCATAAGTTTGAATGGGCAAAACAAATGATTTGTGGATTTTGTAGTAGAGAACAGGGATTCTCTGaaaattgtaaatattgCCGTGCAAATCTGACAGGTAAATCAGGTAATGCATCTGGAAGATTCTGGGAAGGAGGTAAAGGGTGTAGAAATCCTCTTACTTTGAGTAATCGTGATAGCAGAAAACGAAAGCTGATTTCTCGACAACTCAAAAAGACTTGA